From a single Paramormyrops kingsleyae isolate MSU_618 chromosome 14, PKINGS_0.4, whole genome shotgun sequence genomic region:
- the LOC111852627 gene encoding 26S proteasome regulatory subunit 4 isoform X2, translated as MGQSQSGGHGPGGGKKDDKEKKKKYEPPIPTRVGKKKRKSKGPDSASRLPLVTPHSHCRLKLLKQERIKDYLLMEEEFIRNQEQMKPLEEKQEEERSKVDDLRGSPMSVGTLEEIIDDNHAIVSTSVGSEHYVSILSFVDKDLLEPGCSVLLNHKVHAVIGVLMDDTDPLVTVMKVEKAPQETYGDIGGLDSQIQEIKESVELPLTHPEYYEEMGIKPPKGVILYGPPGTGKTLLAKAVANQTSATFLRVVGSELIQKYLGDGPKLVRELFRVAEEYAPSIVFIDEIDAIGTKRYDSNSGGEREIQRTMLELLNQLDGFDSRGDVKVVMATNRIETLDPALIRPGRIDRKIEFPLPDEKTKRRIFQIHTGRMTLAEDVTLDDLILAKDDLSGADIKAICTEAGLMALRERRMKVTNEDFKNSKENVLYKKQEGTPEGLYL; from the exons ATG GGTCAGAGTCAGAGTGGAGGCCATGGGCCCGGCGGAGGAAAGAAGGATGACAAG gagaagaagaagaaatatGAACCACCAATTCCGACTAGAGTggggaagaagaagaggaagtcGAAAGGGCCAGACAGTGCTAGCAGGCTGCCTTTGG TCACCCCTCACAGCCACTGCCGCCTGAAGCTGCTGAAGCAGGAGAGGATCAAAGACTACCTTCTGATGGAGGAGGAATTCATCCGGAACCAGGAACAGATGAAAccgctggaggagaagcaggag GAGGAGAGGTCAAAGGTTGATGATCTGCGGGGATCTCCCATGTCAGTTGGGACGCTGGAGGAGATCATAGATGACAACCACGCCATCGTGTCCACATCTGTGGGGTCAGAGCACTATGTCAGCATCCTGTCCTTTGTGGACAAGGACCTGCTCGAGCCTGGCTGCTCTGTGCTGCTCAACCACAAG GTCCACGCTGTAATTGGAGTGCTGATGGATGATACAGACCCATTGGTGACAGTCATGAAAGTGGAGAAGGCTCCTCAGGAGACTTACGGTGACATTGGAGGTCTGGACAGCCAGATCCAGGAGATCAAG GAGTCAGTAGAGCTTCCACTTACCCACCCTGAGTACTATGAAGAGATGGGGATTAAGCCCCCCAAAGGGGTTATTCTGTACGGGCCTCCTGGAACAG GGAAAACCCTACTGGCCAAGGCAGTAGCCAACCAGACGTCAGCCACTTTCCTGCGGGTGGTGGGCTCGGAGCTCATCCAGAAGTACCTTGGCGATGGGCCCAAGCTGGTCCGGGAACTCTTCCGGGTGGCAGAGGAGTATGCCCCCTCCATCGTCTTCATCGACGAGATCGATGCCATTGGCACCAAAAG GTATGACTCCAATTCCGGTGGTGAGCGGGAGATCCAGAGGACGATGCTCGAGCTACTGAACCAGCTTGATGGGTTTGACTCGCGGGGGGACGTTAAGGTCGTCATGGCCACCAACCGCATAGAAACCCTTGACCCCGCTCTGATCCGACCAG GAAGGATAGATCGGAAGATTGAGTTCCCACTGCCAGATGAGAAGACAAAGAGGAGGATTTTTCAGATCCACACCGGCAGGATGACCCTGGCTGAGGATGTGACACTGGATGACCTCATCTTAGCTAAGGATGACCTCTCGGGGGCCGACATCAAG GCAATTTGCACGGAAGCCGGACTGATGGCCCTCAGAGAACGTCGGATGAAAGTCACAAACGAGGATTTCAAGAACTCCAAGGAGAACGTTCTGTACAAGAAACAAGAGGGCACTCCGGAGGGGCTCTACCTCTga
- the LOC111852627 gene encoding 26S proteasome regulatory subunit 4 isoform X1, whose translation MGQSQSGGHGPGGGKKDDKEKKKKYEPPIPTRVGKKKRKSKGPDSASRLPLVTPHSHCRLKLLKQERIKDYLLMEEEFIRNQEQMKPLEEKQEEERSKVDDLRGSPMSVGTLEEIIDDNHAIVSTSVGSEHYVSILSFVDKDLLEPGCSVLLNHKVHAVIGVLMDDTDPLVTVMKVEKAPQETYGDIGGLDSQIQEIKESVELPLTHPEYYEEMGIKPPKGVILYGPPGTGKTLLAKAVANQTSATFLRVVGSELIQKYLGDGPKLVRELFRVAEEYAPSIVFIDEIDAIGTKRYDSNSGGEREIQRTMLELLNQLDGFDSRGDVKVVMATNRIETLDPALIRPGRIDRKIEFPLPDEKTKRRIFQIHTGRMTLAEDVTLDDLILAKDDLSGADIKAICTEAGLMALRERRMKVTNEDFKNSKENVLYKKQEGTPEGLYL comes from the exons GGGTCAGAGTCAGAGTGGAGGCCATGGGCCCGGCGGAGGAAAGAAGGATGACAAG gagaagaagaagaaatatGAACCACCAATTCCGACTAGAGTggggaagaagaagaggaagtcGAAAGGGCCAGACAGTGCTAGCAGGCTGCCTTTGG TCACCCCTCACAGCCACTGCCGCCTGAAGCTGCTGAAGCAGGAGAGGATCAAAGACTACCTTCTGATGGAGGAGGAATTCATCCGGAACCAGGAACAGATGAAAccgctggaggagaagcaggag GAGGAGAGGTCAAAGGTTGATGATCTGCGGGGATCTCCCATGTCAGTTGGGACGCTGGAGGAGATCATAGATGACAACCACGCCATCGTGTCCACATCTGTGGGGTCAGAGCACTATGTCAGCATCCTGTCCTTTGTGGACAAGGACCTGCTCGAGCCTGGCTGCTCTGTGCTGCTCAACCACAAG GTCCACGCTGTAATTGGAGTGCTGATGGATGATACAGACCCATTGGTGACAGTCATGAAAGTGGAGAAGGCTCCTCAGGAGACTTACGGTGACATTGGAGGTCTGGACAGCCAGATCCAGGAGATCAAG GAGTCAGTAGAGCTTCCACTTACCCACCCTGAGTACTATGAAGAGATGGGGATTAAGCCCCCCAAAGGGGTTATTCTGTACGGGCCTCCTGGAACAG GGAAAACCCTACTGGCCAAGGCAGTAGCCAACCAGACGTCAGCCACTTTCCTGCGGGTGGTGGGCTCGGAGCTCATCCAGAAGTACCTTGGCGATGGGCCCAAGCTGGTCCGGGAACTCTTCCGGGTGGCAGAGGAGTATGCCCCCTCCATCGTCTTCATCGACGAGATCGATGCCATTGGCACCAAAAG GTATGACTCCAATTCCGGTGGTGAGCGGGAGATCCAGAGGACGATGCTCGAGCTACTGAACCAGCTTGATGGGTTTGACTCGCGGGGGGACGTTAAGGTCGTCATGGCCACCAACCGCATAGAAACCCTTGACCCCGCTCTGATCCGACCAG GAAGGATAGATCGGAAGATTGAGTTCCCACTGCCAGATGAGAAGACAAAGAGGAGGATTTTTCAGATCCACACCGGCAGGATGACCCTGGCTGAGGATGTGACACTGGATGACCTCATCTTAGCTAAGGATGACCTCTCGGGGGCCGACATCAAG GCAATTTGCACGGAAGCCGGACTGATGGCCCTCAGAGAACGTCGGATGAAAGTCACAAACGAGGATTTCAAGAACTCCAAGGAGAACGTTCTGTACAAGAAACAAGAGGGCACTCCGGAGGGGCTCTACCTCTga
- the LOC111852627 gene encoding 26S proteasome regulatory subunit 4 isoform X3, protein MEEEFIRNQEQMKPLEEKQEEERSKVDDLRGSPMSVGTLEEIIDDNHAIVSTSVGSEHYVSILSFVDKDLLEPGCSVLLNHKVHAVIGVLMDDTDPLVTVMKVEKAPQETYGDIGGLDSQIQEIKESVELPLTHPEYYEEMGIKPPKGVILYGPPGTGKTLLAKAVANQTSATFLRVVGSELIQKYLGDGPKLVRELFRVAEEYAPSIVFIDEIDAIGTKRYDSNSGGEREIQRTMLELLNQLDGFDSRGDVKVVMATNRIETLDPALIRPGRIDRKIEFPLPDEKTKRRIFQIHTGRMTLAEDVTLDDLILAKDDLSGADIKAICTEAGLMALRERRMKVTNEDFKNSKENVLYKKQEGTPEGLYL, encoded by the exons ATGGAGGAGGAATTCATCCGGAACCAGGAACAGATGAAAccgctggaggagaagcaggag GAGGAGAGGTCAAAGGTTGATGATCTGCGGGGATCTCCCATGTCAGTTGGGACGCTGGAGGAGATCATAGATGACAACCACGCCATCGTGTCCACATCTGTGGGGTCAGAGCACTATGTCAGCATCCTGTCCTTTGTGGACAAGGACCTGCTCGAGCCTGGCTGCTCTGTGCTGCTCAACCACAAG GTCCACGCTGTAATTGGAGTGCTGATGGATGATACAGACCCATTGGTGACAGTCATGAAAGTGGAGAAGGCTCCTCAGGAGACTTACGGTGACATTGGAGGTCTGGACAGCCAGATCCAGGAGATCAAG GAGTCAGTAGAGCTTCCACTTACCCACCCTGAGTACTATGAAGAGATGGGGATTAAGCCCCCCAAAGGGGTTATTCTGTACGGGCCTCCTGGAACAG GGAAAACCCTACTGGCCAAGGCAGTAGCCAACCAGACGTCAGCCACTTTCCTGCGGGTGGTGGGCTCGGAGCTCATCCAGAAGTACCTTGGCGATGGGCCCAAGCTGGTCCGGGAACTCTTCCGGGTGGCAGAGGAGTATGCCCCCTCCATCGTCTTCATCGACGAGATCGATGCCATTGGCACCAAAAG GTATGACTCCAATTCCGGTGGTGAGCGGGAGATCCAGAGGACGATGCTCGAGCTACTGAACCAGCTTGATGGGTTTGACTCGCGGGGGGACGTTAAGGTCGTCATGGCCACCAACCGCATAGAAACCCTTGACCCCGCTCTGATCCGACCAG GAAGGATAGATCGGAAGATTGAGTTCCCACTGCCAGATGAGAAGACAAAGAGGAGGATTTTTCAGATCCACACCGGCAGGATGACCCTGGCTGAGGATGTGACACTGGATGACCTCATCTTAGCTAAGGATGACCTCTCGGGGGCCGACATCAAG GCAATTTGCACGGAAGCCGGACTGATGGCCCTCAGAGAACGTCGGATGAAAGTCACAAACGAGGATTTCAAGAACTCCAAGGAGAACGTTCTGTACAAGAAACAAGAGGGCACTCCGGAGGGGCTCTACCTCTga
- the LOC111852629 gene encoding epithelial cell adhesion molecule-like, protein MRMRTLCIVSALILGSAASVSAVPDDECNDEFPARENCEFDEVCEDAFCRHNEYVTCHMNRCGTCEAVFRGYDNLTVSCNELTPKCRLMHLEMLNKRRTGTILPGGRLDIEYDPECDEHGMFKPKQCDDDSNLCWCVDSAGVRVTDKTGDDPKCDRLVRVHLIEILFTFKVEFTPLARTKDAIRRQLVFKLVKEYTLDTTQILEINIEERSHVVSIRLTENGTKDPVDVATVAHYIERDLKNSKFGLEVDGRSLEVERDSIKVLFFDNEPPRMNMKTISPGFAAIIIVIALAILTGIAVFVVVRRRAEQEKKRFQFEVIEGQGQDDYHMAQRETMAYFVM, encoded by the exons ATGAGGATGAGGACGCTGTGCATCGTCTCGGCGCTGATTCTGGGGAGCGCCGCGTCCGTGTCGGCGGTGCCGG ATGATGAGTGCAACGACGAGTTCCCGGCCCGAGAGAACTGCGAGTTCGACGAGGTGTGCGAGGACGCGTTCTGCCGCCACAACGAGTACGTGACGTGTCACATGAACCGTTGCGGCACCTGCGAGGCCGTCTTCCGCGGCTACGACAACCTGACGGTCAGCTGCAACGAGC TGACCCCGAAGTGCCGCCTGATGCATCTGGAGATGTTGAACAAACGACGTACCGGTACTATCCTCCCCGGCGGCCGGCTGGATATCGAGTACGACCCCGAGTGTGACGAGCACGGCATGTTCAAGCCTAAGCAGTGTGACGACGACTCAAACCTGTGCTGGTGTGTGGACAGCGCTGGTGTGCGGGTCACCGACAAGACCGGGGACGACCCCAAGTGTGACCGGCTAGTGCGAGTGCA CCTCATTGAGATTCTATTCACGTTCAAAGTGGAGTTCACCCCGCTGGCCAGGACCAAAGATGCAATACGAcg GCAGCTGGTCTTTAAGCTGGTGAAGGAGTACACACTGGACACCACACAGATACTGGAGATAAAT aTCGAGGAGCGATCCCATGTTGTGTCCATCCGCCTTACGGAGAACGGAACCAAGGACCCAGTGGACGTGGCCACTGTAGCCCACTACATCGAACGTGAT CTCAAAAACAGCAAATTCGGTCTGGAGGTGGATGGGCGGAGCCTGGAGGTGGAGCGGGACTCCATCAAGGTTCTGTTTTTCGACAACGAGCCGCCCCGCATGAACATGAAAACCATCTCGCCTGGCTTTGCTgccatcatcatcgtcatcgcCTTGGCCATCCTCACTGGCATTGCCGTCTTT GTGGTGGTACGGCGAAGAGCTGAGCAGGAGAAGAAGAGATTCCAGTTTGAAGTCATTGAG GGTCAGGGGCAAGATGATTATCACATGGCACAGAGGGAGACCATGGCCTACTTTGTCATGTGA
- the nrde2 gene encoding nuclear exosome regulator NRDE2 translates to MALFPAFADVSNRNPSNENSSKDLDWLSNQSFRPHDALVLHQKALEQTTSEGQEVSQDGSLGPEWKDDVRSKRKKKKEKKKKRKKKRGSSGEDSGGSGYESDTVYPSDLLKQAKDAERQEDQTLSQGSFMWLDDLPAPSDRPFCIDKKANAGNWQYKSLYRGDIARYRRKGSSCLGLDSKTQAVSWAETKPTNAKRVLRTAERYFCSVSRQQLSAAGRPELPGSRGSGPSLAAVRFIPVPPVLEEEGSMRTTMGPTWVNPLGVYDSSTSLWLQGKGLPESEGQKEESSSVTVGTGGGGGSLLAAKVEDFNRRLREDPADTPTWLEFVRFQDELMAAASPFSRSEGEAEGRRKSLRMTLEKKVSILDRALESNPSCVDLKLARLRLGRELWDAATLIREWRQMVFLRPNDPWLWREYLLFIQGQFSTLTVPKVSAIYGKGLSTLASVLDGALVSHPVLPGTEEAMLGLFLQQCHFLRQAGHSEKAIALFQAQLDFNFFKPDTVKDMHTKQQVEFFEPFWDSGEPRVGEKGARGWRAWMHQQERGGWVVPGEPDDDDDDEEDEGSEVKDKTWPKWRIWLDVETSREASHWLPWRPDKAKGQSEEDCEDPDRQVLFDDVGPSLIRLMQPELRVQLLRSFLHFLGMPADGCLRGPSWNILLDDLSLLQEAPDTDRPLTSGLLPTGVSPVGHTTMLGAARRTVGLCKQGEEFIQLAVQQLWPLLSGPEKSQLSLCLLQYEKLKVLRCIRSKAKKQVRSQGKRSKRLAKRILKEECNRSDLALWREFGHLEWLLGNLEEARKVLDTALALGLVRGFQDPAQCDLCLLYAQLEVEQGAGPAAGTASPALHLLSSLAEGGTYSHFSGQVPPVSVLKARRTYEQALAAGGGVGLVGCFALFQYLTVGVEAADQVYREAVERLEAAEEPHPRQDSLCQAASELEALCMSRASLLRYAMSSSICPMGRLRDTLTSSISRFPGNQYLWQLYLLAESRYHGAGRSRRFTRGVTQRSPGIVPWLFTIRAEQSLKMLVERVQKSDLYGDVQATLPESGLKHRIRALFESAAASEHGARCPLLWKMYLHFLVSEREVERGRGIFYKALQYVPWVKSLYMDAVLLFPDNVQEFLDLMQEKELRLRVPMEEVDILLED, encoded by the exons ATGGCACTCTTTCCAGCTTTTGCCGATGTGTCAAACAGAAATCCCAGTAATGAAAATTCTTCCAAAG ACCTGGACTGGCTCAGCAACCAGAGCTTCCGGCCCCATGACGCCCTGGTCCTTCACCAGAAAGCCCTGGAGCAGACGACATCTGAGGGGCAGGAGGTCTCACAAGATGG GTCTTTGGGTCCTGAATGGAAGGATGATGTCAGGTCTAAGAGAAAGAAGAAgaaagagaagaagaagaaaaggaagaagaagagaGGGAGCAGCGGAGAGGACTCTGGGGGCAGCGGCTATGAGTCGGACACAGTCTATCCTAGCGACCTTTTAAAACAGGCTAAAGATGCAGAGAG GCAGGAGGACCAGACCTTGTCTCAGGGATCTTTCATGTGGCTGGACGACCTCCCAGCCCCCTCAGACCGCCCCTTCTGCATTGACAAGAAGGCCAATGCCGGGAACTGGCAGTATAAGTCCCTGTACCGTGGCGACATCGCCAG GTACAGGCGCAAAGGTAGCTCCTGCCTGGGCCTGGACTCCAAGACTCAGGCGGTGAGCTGGGCCGAGACCAAGCCGACCAACGCGAAGCGGGTGTTGCGGACCGCGGAGCGCTACTTCTGCAGCGTCAGCCGTCAGCAGCTGAGTGCGGCCGGCCGGCCAGAACTGCCCGGCTCACGTGGATCGGGCCCGAGTCTGGCAGCAGTCCGCTTCATTCCCGTACCTCCTGTTCTCGAGGAGGAGGGGAGCATGAGAACCACCATGGGCCCTACTTGGGTTAATCCCTTAGGGGTCTACGACTCGTCCACCTCGTTGTGGCTGCAGGGTAAAGGCCTGCCGGAGTCAGAAGGCCAGAAGGAAGAGTCCTCCTCGGTCACCGTGGGGACAGGTGGAGGTGGTGGCTCCTTGCTGGCTGCTAAGGTGGAAGACTTCAACCGGAGGCTGCGTGAGGATCCCGCCGACACGCCCACTTGGCTGGAGTTTGTCCGCTTCCAG GATGAGCTGATGGCTGCCGCAAGCCCCTTCTCGAGGTCAGAGGGCGAAGCGGAGGGGCGTAGGAAGTCTCTGCGGATGACCCTGGAGAAGAAAGTGTCTATCCTGGACAGGGCGCTGGAGAGTAACCCGAGCTGCGTGGACTTGAAGTTGGCACGACTGCGTCTGGGCCGCGAATTATGGGATGCGGCGACGCTGATCCGGGAGTGGAGGCAGATGGTGTTCCTTCGGCCCAATGACCCGTGGCTCTGGAGGGAATACCTGCTCTTCATCCAGGGCCAGTTCAGCACCCTCACCGTGCCCAAGGTCAGCGCCATCTACGGCAAGGGCCTGAGCACCCTGGCGTCCGTGCTGGACGGGGCGCTGGTGTCACACCCGGTCTTGCCAGGCACAGAGGAAGCCATGCTGG GCCTCTTCCTGCAGCAGTGTCACTTCCTCAGACAGGCAGGTCACTCGGAAAAGGCCATCGCTCTCTTCCAGGCGCAGCTCGACTTCAACTTCTTCAAGCCGGATACGGTGAAGGACATGCACACCAAGCAGCAG GTCGAGTTCTTCGAGCCCTTCTGGGACAGTGGGGAGCCGCGTGTGGGAGAGAAGGGGGCCCGTGGCTGGAGAGCATGGATGCACCAGCAGGAGAGGGGGGGCTGGGTCGTCCCCGGAGAGCCAG acgacgacgacgacgatgaGGAGGACGAAGGATCAGAAGTGAAGGATAAGACCTGGCCCAAGTGGCGCATCTGGCTGGATGTGGAGACATCCCGTGAGGCCAGCCATTGGCTACCTTGGAGGCCGGACAAAGCCAAGGGCCAATCGGAGGAGGACTGTGAAGACCCAGACAGACAG GTCCTGTTCGACGACGTGGGGCCCTCTCTGATCCGGCTGATGCAGCCTGAGCTCCGCGTCCAGCTACTCCGCTCTTTCCTGCATTTCCTGGGAATGCCGGCTGATGGCTGCCTCCGGGGCCCCTCTTGGAACATCCTGCTTGACGACCTCTCCTTGCTGCAGGAGGCCCCCGACACTGACAGGCCCCTGACCTCGGGCCTCTTGCCCACCGGGGTCAGCCCCGTGGGTCATACGACCATGCTAGGTGCTGCTCGCAGGACGGTGGGCCTGTGCAAGCAGGGGGAGGAGTTCATACAGCTCGCCGTTCAACAGCTGTGGCCCTTGCTCTCTGGCCCAGAGAAGTCCCAGCTGTCACTGTGCTTGCTACAGTATGAGAAGCTCAAG GTGCTGCGCTGCATCCGTTCCAAGGCCAAGAAGCAGGTGAGGTCCCAGGGCAAGCGGAGTAAGAGGCTCGCCAAGCGCATCCTGAAGGAGGAGTGTAACCGGAGCGACCTGGCACTGTGGAGGGAGTTTGGCCATCTCGAGTGGCTGCTGGGCAACCTGGAGGAGGCCCGCAAGGTTCTGGATACGGCACTGGCACTGGGCCTGGTGCGGGGTTTCCAGGACCCCGCCCAGTGTGACCTGTGTCTGCTCTACGCCCAGCTGGAAGTGgagcagggggcggggcctgcgGCCGGAACGGCGTCCCCCGCGCTGCATCTGCTCTCCAGCCTGGCCGAGGGTGGGACCTACTCCCACTTCAGCGGCCAGGTGCCACCCGTATCTGTCCTGAAAGCCCGGCGGACCTACGAGCAGGCCctggcagctggggggggcgtggggctGGTGGGCTGCTTCGCCCTGTTTCAGTATCTGACTGTGGGGGTGGAGGCTGCGGACCAGGTGTACCGGGAGGCCGTAGAGCGGCTGGAGGCTGCGGAGGAGCCCCACCCACGACAGGACAGCCTGTGCCAGGCGGCCTCTGAGCTGGAGGCTCTCTGCATGTCACGCGCCTCCCTGCTACGTTACGCCATGAGCTCCAGCATCTGTCCCATGGGCCGTCTCCGTGACaccctcacctcctccatctcccGTTTCCCTGGCAACCAATATCTCTGGCAGCTGTACCTGCTGGCAGAGAGCCGGTACCACGGCGCTGGCCGCTCCCGCCGCTTCACCCGGGGCGTCACGCAGCGCTCGCCAGGCATCGTGCCCTGGTTGTTCACCATCCGTGCCGAGCAGAGCCTGAAGATGCTCGTGGAGCGCGTGCAGAA GAGCGATCTCTATGGGGACGTCCAGGCCACACTTCCAGAAAGCGGCCTCAAGCATCGGATCCGGGCGCTGTTCGAGAGTGCGGCGGCCAGCGAACATGGGGcacgctgccccctgctgtggaAGATGTACCTGCACTTCCTG GTTTCCGAGAGGGAGGTGGAGCGAGGCAGGGGCATCTTCTATAAAGCACTGCAGTACGTCCCATGGGTTAAG AGCCTCTACATGGACGCCGTGTTGCTGTTTCCGGACAACGTGCAGGAGTTCCTGGACCTGATGCAGGAGAAGGAGCTACGGCTGCGGGTGCCCATGGAGGAGGTGGACATCTTGCTGGAGgactga
- the calm1a gene encoding calmodulin-1a produces MADQLTEEQIAEFKEAFSLFDKDGDGTITTKELGTVMRSLGQNPTEAELQDMINEVDADGNGTIDFPEFLTMMARKMKDTDSEEEIREAFRVFDKDGNGYISAAELRHVMTNLGEKLTDEEVDEMIREADIDGDGQVNYEEFVQMMTAK; encoded by the exons ATG gccGACCAGCTAACGGAAGAGCAGATAGCTG AATTCAAGGAGGCCTTCTCCTTGTTTGACAAGGATGGCGATGGCACCATCACGACCAAGGAGCTGGGCACAGTGATGAGGTCACTGGGCCAGAACCCCACAGAGGCCGAGCTGCAGGACATGATCAACGAGGTGGATGCAGACG GAAACGGGACCATCGACTTTCCTGAGTTCCTGACCATGATGGCCAGGAAGATGAAGGACACCGACAGTGAGGAGGAGATCCGTGAGGCCTTCCGTGTTTTTGACAAG GACGGGAACGGCTACATCAGCGCGGCCGAGCTTCGCCACGTCATGACCAACCTGGGAGAGAAGCTGACGGACGAGGAGGTGGACGAGATGATCAGGGAAGCGGACATCGACGGGGACGGGCAGGTCAATTACGAAG AATTTGTACAAATGATGACGGCAAAATGA